The following proteins are encoded in a genomic region of Thermococcus pacificus:
- a CDS encoding molybdopterin-binding protein, whose translation MFAEILTVGDELLTGNTVDSNSTFIAQRLTERGYWVRRKTTVGDDVEEIKTVIREILDRKPEVLVISGGLGPTHDDVTMLAVAEALGKRLVLCEECLEKIRTFYERLHREGYIDDPELNEGRRKMAYLPKGAEPLENTEGAAPGAYIEHDGVKIFVLPGMPREMKAMLENEVLPRLGRRKFIQRKLLAEITDESKLAPLLIETLERFNVRIHSSPKGFGKYIGIIIFGENEEEIERAKAFMEGKGVRFEEGW comes from the coding sequence ATGTTCGCTGAGATACTGACGGTAGGCGATGAACTTCTCACTGGAAACACCGTTGACAGCAATTCGACATTCATAGCCCAGAGGCTCACCGAGAGGGGCTACTGGGTGAGAAGAAAGACCACCGTTGGAGACGACGTTGAGGAGATAAAGACCGTTATCCGCGAGATTCTGGACAGAAAGCCGGAGGTCCTGGTTATCTCGGGTGGGTTGGGACCTACCCACGACGACGTTACAATGTTAGCTGTTGCCGAAGCTTTGGGAAAGAGGCTCGTTCTCTGCGAGGAGTGTCTGGAGAAAATCAGGACCTTCTACGAGAGGCTCCACCGCGAGGGCTACATAGATGACCCGGAGCTCAACGAAGGGAGAAGGAAGATGGCCTACCTGCCGAAGGGGGCGGAGCCGCTGGAGAACACGGAGGGAGCGGCTCCTGGAGCCTACATCGAGCACGATGGCGTTAAAATATTCGTCCTTCCAGGGATGCCGAGGGAGATGAAGGCTATGCTAGAAAACGAAGTCCTTCCAAGGCTCGGCAGGAGGAAGTTCATCCAGAGAAAGCTCCTGGCGGAGATAACCGACGAGAGCAAGCTCGCGCCCCTGCTCATAGAGACCCTGGAGCGCTTCAACGTCAGGATTCACTCCTCGCCGAAGGGCTTCGGGAAGTACATCGGGATAATAATCTTCGGCGAGAATGAGGAGGAGATAGAACGCGCCAAGGCCTTCATGGAAGGGAAAGGAGTTCGTTTCGAGGAGGGCTGGTAG
- a CDS encoding phosphorylating glyceraldehyde-3-phosphate dehydrogenase has protein sequence MKVKVGINGYGTIGKRVAYAVSKQDDMELIGVTKTKPDFEAYRAKELGIPVYAASEDFLPRFEKAGFEVAGTLNDLLEKVDVIVDATPGGMGAKNKALYEKAGVKAIFEGGEKASTAEVSFVAQANYEKALGKDYVRVVSCNTTGLTRTLSALQKYIDYVYAVMIRRAADPNDSRRGPVNAITPSVTVPSHHGPDVQTVIPINIETSAFVVPTTLMHVHSVMIELKKPITEKDVIEVFENTTRVLLFEKEKGFDSTAQLIEFARDLHREWNNLYEIAVWKESISVRGNRLFYIQAVHQESDVVPENVDAIRAMFELADKWESIKKTNRSLGILK, from the coding sequence GTGAAGGTCAAGGTGGGAATTAACGGTTACGGAACCATTGGAAAGCGCGTCGCCTACGCGGTCTCAAAGCAGGACGATATGGAGCTCATCGGCGTCACGAAGACGAAGCCTGACTTCGAAGCTTACCGGGCTAAAGAGCTTGGAATCCCAGTTTATGCCGCGAGCGAGGACTTTCTCCCGCGCTTTGAAAAGGCCGGCTTTGAGGTTGCGGGCACCTTAAACGACCTCCTGGAGAAGGTTGACGTCATCGTTGACGCAACGCCCGGGGGGATGGGGGCCAAAAATAAAGCACTCTACGAGAAGGCCGGCGTTAAGGCTATTTTTGAGGGCGGTGAGAAGGCCTCAACCGCAGAGGTCTCCTTCGTGGCCCAGGCCAACTACGAGAAGGCTCTCGGAAAAGACTACGTCAGGGTTGTCTCCTGCAACACGACCGGCTTAACCAGAACGCTCTCGGCCCTGCAGAAGTACATCGACTACGTCTACGCGGTGATGATACGCCGCGCAGCAGACCCTAACGACTCCAGGCGCGGCCCGGTCAACGCGATAACGCCGAGCGTTACCGTTCCATCGCACCACGGTCCCGATGTGCAGACGGTTATCCCGATTAACATCGAGACCTCCGCGTTCGTCGTGCCGACGACGCTCATGCACGTCCACAGCGTCATGATAGAGCTCAAGAAGCCCATAACCGAAAAGGACGTCATTGAGGTCTTCGAGAACACGACCAGGGTTCTCCTCTTTGAGAAGGAGAAGGGCTTTGATAGCACGGCCCAGCTCATAGAGTTCGCCCGCGATCTGCACCGCGAGTGGAACAACCTCTACGAGATAGCGGTCTGGAAGGAGAGCATCAGCGTCCGCGGAAACAGGCTCTTCTACATCCAGGCGGTGCACCAGGAGAGCGACGTGGTTCCGGAGAACGTCGATGCAATAAGGGCCATGTTCGAGCTGGCCGACAAGTGGGAGAGCATAAAGAAGACGAACAGGAGCCTGGGGATTTTGAAGTGA
- a CDS encoding DUF167 domain-containing protein — MAKFIKETKEGTLLFIHVQPKAKKNAIEGIDEWRGRLKVKVKAPPVEGKANKEVVKFFSKLLGAEVEIVKGETSREKDLLVKGLKAEDVRKKLGL; from the coding sequence ATGGCGAAGTTTATCAAAGAGACGAAGGAAGGAACGCTCCTCTTCATTCATGTCCAGCCGAAGGCGAAGAAGAACGCTATTGAAGGAATAGACGAGTGGCGCGGCCGCCTGAAGGTCAAGGTAAAGGCTCCACCCGTCGAGGGGAAGGCGAACAAAGAGGTGGTGAAGTTCTTCTCGAAGCTCCTCGGCGCGGAGGTTGAGATCGTGAAGGGCGAAACGAGCAGGGAGAAGGACTTGCTCGTGAAGGGGTTGAAAGCAGAAGATGTGAGGAAGAAGCTCGGCCTCTGA
- a CDS encoding DUF402 domain-containing protein: MKRIHLTYRRIPNRVLERGDEVIADLGDVIVARSRFEGMLAPLKVNGVKVIDNGYGMVYFAFVGKNYDILKVYDEEGNFKGLYIDVLAYTKRKRDTIEMLDLFLDIFIFPSGEAVLLDEDELEMALNYGLIDRKTFEFAYSVARNILEKLKRDEFPPQIVWEYEWGY, from the coding sequence ATGAAGAGAATCCACCTCACCTACCGCCGTATCCCGAACCGCGTCCTTGAGAGGGGCGATGAAGTAATAGCCGATTTGGGCGACGTTATCGTCGCCAGGTCCCGCTTTGAGGGAATGCTTGCCCCTTTGAAAGTGAACGGCGTGAAGGTGATAGACAACGGCTATGGAATGGTCTACTTCGCCTTCGTCGGAAAGAACTACGATATTTTGAAGGTCTATGACGAAGAGGGAAACTTTAAGGGCCTCTACATTGACGTGCTCGCCTATACAAAGAGGAAAAGAGATACAATAGAGATGCTCGACCTTTTTCTCGATATATTCATCTTTCCAAGCGGTGAAGCCGTTCTTCTCGACGAAGACGAGCTGGAAATGGCCCTGAACTACGGGCTGATCGACAGAAAAACCTTTGAGTTCGCCTACTCAGTTGCCAGAAATATACTCGAAAAGCTTAAACGCGACGAGTTCCCGCCTCAAATCGTGTGGGAGTACGAGTGGGGGTATTGA
- a CDS encoding sulfite exporter TauE/SafE family protein yields MQTALLSMVSLIAGFIGSLMSGGSIIIFSLLTFLDLPVQTAVGTLKVAITALTFVSSVTYYRGGAVEVESAPYLVASSILGALAGSYFFASLSERTAGMVSLLFLFAGVYVSLKGEPEGLIFTVKKAHRLGISAAGFLIGVYIGILGIASTLIVIAALRAFFGMDMLQANGTAKILIFFNNLTAAVVYGLGGNIDYALVAPLLVPVCIGAWIGARAAMKLGGEKLRWVYLLIGSATALKLLSELF; encoded by the coding sequence ATGCAGACCGCACTGCTGTCCATGGTATCTCTGATAGCGGGGTTCATCGGCTCCCTCATGAGCGGCGGGAGCATCATTATATTCTCGCTGCTAACCTTCCTTGACCTTCCAGTCCAGACTGCCGTGGGCACGCTAAAGGTAGCCATAACAGCGCTGACGTTCGTCTCGTCGGTGACGTACTATCGCGGCGGCGCCGTGGAGGTTGAAAGCGCCCCCTATCTTGTCGCCTCATCCATCCTTGGCGCCTTGGCCGGCAGTTACTTCTTTGCTTCCCTTTCAGAGAGGACGGCGGGTATGGTGTCCCTTCTCTTCCTCTTCGCGGGCGTTTACGTTTCGCTCAAAGGCGAACCGGAGGGGTTGATATTCACCGTGAAAAAAGCCCATAGGCTGGGAATTTCAGCGGCAGGTTTTTTAATCGGGGTCTACATTGGCATCCTTGGCATAGCTTCCACGCTCATAGTTATAGCCGCCCTGAGGGCATTCTTTGGGATGGACATGCTCCAGGCCAACGGCACGGCGAAGATCCTCATATTTTTCAACAACCTCACCGCGGCCGTTGTGTACGGGCTTGGGGGAAACATAGACTACGCGCTAGTGGCCCCACTACTCGTCCCGGTGTGCATTGGAGCGTGGATCGGGGCGAGGGCCGCCATGAAGCTCGGGGGCGAAAAGCTCAGGTGGGTTTACCTTCTCATCGGCTCCGCAACTGCCTTAAAGCTTCTGAGCGAGCTGTTTTGA
- a CDS encoding HepT-like ribonuclease domain-containing protein codes for MIRRLEDIEGVCKDIRREYPTVPWRRIVGLRNVVVHHYFGVDLSVVWVIVSSQLEELKEEIEKIIETEC; via the coding sequence ATGATTAGGAGGCTAGAAGACATCGAGGGGGTTTGCAAAGACATAAGAAGAGAATACCCTACTGTGCCTTGGAGACGGATTGTAGGCCTTAGAAACGTTGTCGTTCATCACTACTTCGGTGTTGACCTTTCGGTGGTTTGGGTCATCGTGAGTTCTCAGCTTGAAGAATTGAAGGAGGAAATTGAGAAAATCATTGAGACGGAGTGCTAG